aaagagttgaaatacataaatgaaaatagttgtGATCGTGTCAATCATGACTCCTTGatgaaacagcaaaaataaaaaaagtaaaatgtacatAATTTCTGACAATATTTGTGCATCCTGTAAAACAATAATGCAATAGGAGGCTTTATCTTGTCTCATTTCCCCTTTAACTCATTATTGCTAACAAACACATCTTCTCTGCAAGGAAAATGCTTTCATTTCCAGATATTCTCACTACAGATTTGCTTTGTAGATGTTATTGTTCTCTTGcgcttgttttgtttatgtgttcacTTCAATCAAGCAATCAAGTGTTCCTTCACGTCCTTTAAGTCAAATCACTGACTTTCCATATTTCTTTATCACAGTCAGAGTCACCTGTCAATTATAAAATCAGCATAAATCTGAAAACGCTGTTTTAAAGTAGTTTGGTtcatgtaaaagaaaacagtatTGTAATTTTCATCAGAGTTgtagttgtgttgtgtttgctcACTCACACATTTCATCCAGACTTTTAATAGCTTCTTCTTTAGAGTGCGTTTTCCACTCGCTGGGAATTTCACCTCTGCCCTTGAATTTTGACTTATAGTGGTCTTCCAGCTGCTCTTGAAATCGACATACAAACCACTTCCAGTATTTCAGCTTAGATTCATCATAGTCGATTCTCCAGTTAGCATATTTTGGGCCACCAGTTCGGTACTTTTTATAGGGAATGGACTCATCTGAATCAGCATGAAGGCAAAAATGTAAATCACTTGCCACTTTTGTTGTGCAGAATTCGATGCTCAATTCATCTGTGTTTCTGTAGTACCTACCGGTGACTGCAGTTGATCGATGGAAAGGCACGCTGTGATCATCAGGACTGTGATCTTCCACGGTGTTGGTACAAACAGCTGAACAGAATGGACACTTTACCCAGCAGCACTTACACAGCTGATCAATAAGGATTTGATCTGGCTTCAGCCTGAATTCCTGCATCTTATCCAATGAGAGGCGCCTCAAGTCCTGAATGATGGGTCTAAGTCCTTTCTGTATCTCTTCTTTAAGAAAGTCAAAGTTCTCTATGTCACTGAAATTTTGACAACAAATGGTGTTGAATGTTAGCTTATCATTTTCTTTTAGCAAACTGGAAAATTCCTTCAGCCACAtgtctgtgtctcctctctcagtTTTGACCCTCTCTGTTGCAGTAAATAAAGCTTGAATCACAAGTTTCTCGATGTCGTCAACATTTTTCTTGAGtatattcagtgttttagcTTTGTGTTCTGTAAAGATGTATTTCTTTACTTCCTCTCTTATGAAAATTTCTGCTTGCTTCCTTGGGTGTCGGATGTAGTTCATGTAACTATCAAAGTCTTCTTTCTCTGCCAGTGACTTCAACACATGTTTCTCCAAGTTCAACCTGTTCCCACTGAATGCAGGGGAGTTGCACCTCATCTCTCCAGCGAGATCAAGGGCGGTCTTGTTACAGACAGCTTCAACCGTGGAAACCTTCAGTTTGTCACAGATCAGTTCTCCAAGCACAACAGCAGATGAGTTTCCTTTGCAGAAACTTCTGAAAATGCtgtaatattgtattttcttgcTTTCTACAAAAGTTACAGCATCATTTTTCGTTTTGAATTTGTTGTGGGACTCTAAAAGCTTACTCCCTACCATCTCAAGCACATACAGTAGGAGATCAACTGTAAACTCCTTCTTCAGGGTGTATTTCCTTGTATTTTCAAATTCTGTCACTTtgtctttgacatttttggccACCTCCTGCAAGTATGTTTGACTGTACCCTCTTGAAGCCACAGGTTTTCCTTGAATTATGCCAATGCTCTGTTGTGCAACATTATTAATGAGGGATGTGATCAGTTGGTTCTCTTCAAATGAAAACTTTTCACTTGATTTACATGGTTCTTCTTGTTGTGTTGATCCAGATCTCCAAAATTTCTGAAGAAACCAAGTTCTCCATCCTTCTTgctcttttgtcttcttgtttgCCTTCTTACCATCTTGGGATTGTTGGCTTTTGTCGCAGAGCTCTTCATGATTGTTCAGGGTTACATACTTAAAATAATCCCCCATCgttgatatttttttgtagCTTTCAGAACTCTTTGAATCATCTATTAGAGACCATTCAATACTGAGCTCATCAAGGATGAACTTTTTTTCATCTTCCAGGGTGATATCCTTTATAGGCTTAATGTCTCCAGTTAACTCAGCAACCAAGCCACTCCAAACACCGTCGAACTGCCTTTTAAGTTCCTCTTCATCTTTGGCCTTGTCTTTTAACTGTTGAGCAAGTTCTTCGCTCTTTTGTAGCAGCATCTTTTCAAACTCTGCCTTCTTGTCATCTAGTTTTTTACAAGCATTCTTCTGCTGGATGACTTCATCCAGTTTTCTTTTAACTCCTCCCACCCGTTCATCATGAAACTCTTTGATTTTGATTTCAAATCGGCTTCGCCACTGAGCCAagatttctttgtctctgtcatcATCAAAATACTTCTTCATATCTTTTTTGACTTCTTcatatgttttgctttgtttttttaagagatAACTGTGATCAACTTTCtcaagtttttcattttcaattctgTTATAAAGTTGGTTCTCAATGGTCAACATGTTGCTCCTCAGGGCCCAGGTCCAGTTCCCATACTGGACCTCAAGTTTTCTGTACACTGCaatttcaagtgtgtttttgaaactgaaaacaaagttttcTTTCAGAAGTGCTGCCCATAGGTCCTTTATGTTGCTTTTGAACTTTGAGAGAGTCGTCCCAGCAGACTGTGAGGCTTTAGAGAGGATGAAGTTCTTTAAATCCTGGATGCTCTCACTATAACCTGGATTTGGAGGTGCCATGGGTGGACTTCCCTCCCACAGTTGGGCAAagtatttcacatctttttgcacatcaaATACAATTATGTCATTGAAGCATTCAGCATCATAAACCTCCTCTTTGGCAGCTAGTTTAGCCATCTCGTCCAGTTTTTCTTGCAGTCGTCTCTTTCCATCcatgtttttctctgcagctcCAATATCTGTTACATTCTGGTGAACAAACAGACAACTTGGAGAAAGTTTAACTTTCTTCATCCTCATGATAGCCTGAACAACAATCTGCAGGACATCTTGCATGTCAGCTGGATTCTCTCCAAAGATGTTGATCAATGTCATGTTTCCCAGACCAACAACAAATGTTGCCAGTTCATTGTCATGGTGAAGACTGGCGTTACCTGCCAACTCAAGAGCACGCAGTCCTTCAGTGTCTACCACTAGAACATAGTCAAACTTAAAgtctttcatcttcatcttctctgACACTTTGACCAGCTGCATGAAGGCACCTTTGGTGCACCTGCCAGCACTTACTGCAAACTGTAATCCAAACATGGCATTCAGCATGGTTGATTTTCCACTGCTTTGTAAACCCagaactgacaaaacaaaaattctcTTGTCGCCCAGTTTGTTGATGACTTCATCTAAAAGACTAGAGATCCATGTTAAAGGCACATAACCTGCATCACCATCCATCAGCTCCATTGGGTGCCCTGCTATCATCAGCTCTGCAGCCAGCTCAGGGTATTTAGACCAGTCAATCTctttctgctttgtttgtttcttcagaGATTTATGGGCTTCATAGATCTGTCCAATTTCTCTAAAGATGTGCTCTAAGCCAAAAGTAGCTGACTGTAgttttgctgatattttctCAAGTTCAGTTTGCTTTCTTATTAACTGATCAGATTTGCCACGCTTCTTCAAATCCAAGACTTCAGaccacttttcatcatattcttGAAGAATTGAAGATAGATCATCTGTGGAGAGTGAATCCAGTAAGATCTGAAGCCATTTAAGGAAATACTCTTTATCCTCTAATGGCAGAGATGAGAGGCTTTCAATGAACAACTTTATCAGTTCACTAGAGGAAGCATCACGTTGTTTTTGACGTATGATCTCTAGttcctgttgtttttcacatttctccTTCTCAATGTGCCCTTTGAGGCGATACTGttccttgtttgttttgcacCAGTCATGCCACAGTTGGCCTCGACAAGGCAGATatttatctttgatttttgaaacATCCATCTTTTGAAGTAAATTCACTATTGTCATAGCAGCAGATTTTCCTTTTTGGTAGACTGAGTCATCTTCATCCACTCTGATTCCAGAGACCTTAGCCATGGTTTCCAGCTGGAAGGATGTATGTGGTCCAGACAAGATTTTTCCAATGATTTCTTTCAGTTCTTCACCAACATCTGACTGGCTTCTGTCTTTCAGACCCATTTTGTATTTTCCCTCTTTTGTCTCAACTGCACCACAATCATCATCAACAATGAGACAAATGAGAGGTTTTGTAGCCTTAAGAAGGGCTGAGACAACTGTCCAACTTTTGTGACTTTTATTCAGAGTTTGCACCAGAACAACATTGACTGATGACTTTTCCATAAGTGTTTTACACTGTTCTTCAATCAACAGAGCATCACCATGAAGATTACAGAAGGCAATGCAGTCAGTGAAGGCATCATCATGTTTCCCAGCAGGGCAGTACCATGCAATCTCTGCCACACCGTCCATCAAATGACGAGATTTGGTGCTACCTTTGCAGTTTCTGTGGAAGAAGGTGCTGTGACGGTCGTTGATCAAAGTGTTGATCAGCTCAGATTTAGACCGTGATAGTGAACCAAGACGGAAAAATGACACCATGGGCGTCTTAGCTTTGCAGATGGGCATACTCTTCATGGTGATGATGTTTGAATCATCTTTGGTTTGAGTTATCTTCCAGCTTTTTCTTATTTGTCTGAATGTCCACAGAGGACACTTAATATCCATTTTGACTGGGTCAGGAACAAGCAAAGGTACGGCGTACTGACACTGCGATAGCTTTGTAATCATGTTCTGCTTAAGAAAGCTGTCTGAGCAGTGAAATACTGCCATTTGAACATCCATTGGATGCACATGAGACTGTTTTGGTTTAAGAGAGTCTACACTGGTGCTAAAATTAGCAAAGTcgtcatcttcttcttcttcttcttcttcttcttcttctgttactGTGTTCAGTGGCTTTGTGCAGCTCATCTCAGGACTGTCTTGTTTTACAGGAATATATCTGGCTCTGTAGTCTAACATCATCAACCTCTGAAGAAAAGTGTGAGCTAGATCTTTCTCAGATGTGTCGTGTTGCTGTTTTACAGGTTGACTTATTCTAAGAAAATCTGCTGGTGTCAGTTTCTGTTGAAGGTGAAGTCTCCTGAGCAGTGTTTTAAATTCTCTTTGATATTGCTCCGTTCTCTTCTCTTCAAAAATCTTCTCTGACTTCTgtaaataataagtaaataatcATGTATTGTATATAAAAACTTCAAAGACCCTCAAAGACTGGGTTATAAAGGAAATAGTCTTTAATTTTAAATTCCTTACCTTATCCTTGTTTCCATCCGCATCTGTATGTAAGGTACCTGCAGTACAACAATAAACTGCATTACCAGAGGGACAGAGCAATGTACTACTGAACCCTGAACTAAGGGTTCAGATGAGACTGAAATAGCCATGGAAGTTTCAATTAAAGAGTGAGTGTACTGTGTAATCCTGCTTGGTCCCTCCCTTTACCAGAGTGGGTGGGATTGTTCAAACACTGGCAGGGATATGAGAGAGTAGTTGTAGTAACAAACTtgtgctgtagctacaagtcaaCCTATGACAGAACGCTGACTTTACTGCTTTATGTGaggatttgattggctgtatgaAAACAAGTTGTCTATCTAAGTAGTATGGAAGTTAATTCCATTGAATTAATGTAAAAGGGGtgccatcatgaaaccaaaaataaaagttttaccCCTTCAGTCTCTGATTTTTCTctcaaaggaaaacacaggacaagtgatcTACAGAGTAGATGTGTATGTTGGAGTGGACAAAACAACTTTAACTTGGACTGTAGCAGGGTCAGTTCTGATCAGAAACACCTTATAATCTTCTTTTACactgattatatatttttttctctgatgaCATTAGTACAGTCCTCTTTGTACCAAGCCCCCACCAACAGCGTTGCGCTATATGGTGATTTTGGCTTAGAGGATGCACTCAATATTGCAGCATGACATGATGCCCACTGGaccaaaaatactttttcacatataaaaccatacaaaagtaatgattataaacaataaaaaaaatcctgaaattaCTTTTTGTATTATCAGAATGTGATACAATAAAATTCATGTCTGTGAggagccaacaggaagtcagctggcTCAGCCAGAAGAAATCTCTAaagctgtgttcagacagacattAGTACTGAATTATGCAGCCCCCCTCAGGAAATTCACTCCACTGATGCAGCAGGGGCTTTTCAAAATTAGTGGCCTCTGCTCACTTCATTAAGTGGCACATTGAGCCCAATTTTAACAGATGAATACTTTAATGTATGTAACTTGATTAAGTGTTGACAAAATGACTAGAATTGTTTTATTCTATCAGAGTTGAGACATAATTAAAggtttattatttaaaaaccATTTTGGGgtgtagttactctttaaaatatgaatatgaattaaACCCATGTTACTGTACATCcatgtcaaaattaaaaaatcaaaaattgaTTACATGTTTACCTTTCTCACTTGGTGCAGATGTTTTCACAGACTTGTCCTGAGGCTCTCCATCTGATGTTGTGCTTCCATCATTCTTCTCTGAGTGTTCAGCATCACCAGGTTCAGTCACTGGATGACACTAAGAAAACAGATGATTTTATTTACCCTTTAGTTCACCAGGTCATTACAACAGAGAAGGTTCTGATGTAACAGATTTAGACTAAACATGTTTCTAGACAATATAGGAGAACAGAGCAATCACTTGTATCCAACAATAACATTGAACTGTCACGTCTGTCCATGTACCATGCAAAGTTCTAAAACCTAGATTAACTATTAGAAATGCTATAATCATCACCCGAAGGTAGATACAGTAAAGTAGATGGTCTTAAATGTCTGCCATACATCAGTGATTTGCTGCAAAAATATAGCAACAATTTTAAATTATGATATTTAAAAGGTGTGGAGCAAATTTCAGATTCTACGCAGAGACTAACCAGTTGTGCGACATTCCAAAAAGAGTAATATTTATAGTTTAAGTAATTTACAAATtcaatttcttcatttttggACAGAACCCCAGTATTGTCCAAAATTGAGGAATTAACACCCGCTCATAAGGTTAAGGTCTGATATCTTTGTTATTTAAAGCAGTTCCTCTTCAAGCCAAACTTCTCTGGAAAAACGTGGACATAACTTCTATAGGAAGGAACTTGAAGCCTGTCTTGCTTTGgagtgatttatttatgttgtgaaACGGACAGACACAAATTTAACTTGTTTGTGACTTTTTGGAAAGTCACACTTTtgaaggattttatttttagcttttttttcctttttgctttggGAGAAGGAATGTGTACCGAGtgtttaaatgtacatattgTATACATTAAAACTCaagtaaaaatatcttttttataaatgttattattgttaattaacAAAATGAACTGTGTTGAAGTCACTCTCTATAGCATCTAATTTGTAAATTAAGGTGTAAGAGCTTACCTTTAGCTTGATTGCAGATGCATTCTTCTCTGACTCATCTACTGGATGGAATGTGGAAAAAGCAGATTGGACAGTGGATTTTAATCTTACATTTATTGTTGAGTTTTTAATGCTGCATGATTACTATACTTTGACAATATCCAACCTTTATCCATCTATTTTCTAATCCACTTAACCTGCACAGAGTATAGGGTATCTATACCCATTTATCCCATAATAAACTGGCAGATTTATGTGTTGGCCATGTGAACAGTAATATAGGGCTTACATCTATGAAACATACAATTTGAAGCAGCTTTATCAAGACTTGTTGATAAGTTTACAGTAACAGATACAGAACATTCTGGAGACAATCTTAAAATGTATGTTTcagaacaaataaaattatattgttattaaaataaaatattttttcacgTCAACAAAATTAACCCTTTTGTAGTTTTGGTCTTTAGTCTGTTTGTAACATCACAATTTCAGCAACAATTTTGTTGtgacttcagtgttttcaaactTACAAAAATGAAACTTAAGTTGTATTCAAGCacaattttcctttaaatctcACCTGTTTGATTTTGCTGAGACACAGAGGAATTGatcctctcttcttcctggGATTTGGGGTCCAGGTGGTCTTTGTCATCATACATCAGTCCACTGTAGCAGTGTGGATCATTTTCAGACACCAAGTCATCTATGTTCTTCAATAATGCTATTATCTCATTTACATCCATCATACTGTTGTTACATGTAAGGTATCTTTTTTCAGCACTATTGGCTTCCAACTCTGTCAAtacactttcacatttttcatctgACTTATGAGTGACAACTGTCAGTAAATAAGGAAGTGATCCTTTTCCAAAAGTTTTTTCTAGCCACTGCACTCCTGAACTATACTGGCTGATATGCAGACCATTTTGTAACAGTAAGAGAAAGGCATGGATTCCCCTCTTTAATGGGAATTTGTCAATGTTTTGAAGACCAAGCATGTTAATGACATATATGCGCCGACCAAACAAATCATACAGTTTGTGTGAAAATTGTGCCTCATTTGTTTGCACATCACGGTCAAGTAGGAGGTTGTTTGATCCAATCTCAATGGAATTTGTGTCACCAACCAACACAAGTGTGAGATCAGTTGtcactgaaacacaataaaGAATAATATCATAATGTTGCAATCACTGAAGCAACacactttttgacatttttctgaaatacaatacaaaatagGGAAATGGATTAAAGTATTTCTTACATTCTTTGATTTCTCTTGCAACACTCTGACTTGTGCACTCCAGCCTGTCGCTCTCCCCTGCAGTCTGCTCACTAATGTCACTGCTGTTTTCATCATGGACCTCTTTAACTTCATCAGCCTCTCCTGCTGAATGGTCAAAGTAGCCAAATGTGAGGatattttttattgagtttTCATAATTCTCCACGGTGTTTGAAACGTGACTTAAATATAATCTGAAaaacttgttttattattattattcctgaTGTTCTTAAAGTTCAAAAGTCAATTTCAGAAACTTAATTCccagtatatgtatatatatatatatatgtttagaTGTCACATATTCAAGAAATTATGTTCAAATTCCTAAAATTCATCTAGCTCAATTTAGATGTAAAACTTCATGTTGAGTCACTGAGACTGAGATTGCTCAAAATGCCTTGGTTAAAGATGGATCTATTCAGAAGAACTGGATACTGCGTTCCAAGATATCACCCCAATCATTTCTATGAAGGTTGCTCACTGggcacatacacagaaaaaggGTCCGACCCAATACCCACACACTGCGAGAAGCCACCTCAGGGAGCAAACAAGTATTCGTACAGAACCTTCAACAACTTGCTTAAACTCTGGTGCTTTCATGATTTGTCACTTTAATATGCAATTCAGAACTAAGCTGTTGTACCGTTGATTTGACTCACTGCTTAtcaggtaacagtcatctcatcagtttatcaggtctctcataccaactacacaatagataactctgcatcatgcattCAAATCATTCACTGGCCATAGCTTTGTGTACTAGTTTCCCTTTCACTCTTGTGTCTTGTCTGcaaaatgttgtagtgtttaggACTTGTGgctgtagtattagtaataaatgtgtatgtaactaAAGTGAACTTATCgatgttttcttgtgcttgcatctcagtcacttaaccttaaaaaGACAATACTGAAAACTCCAAAGAGAGGAATTCAGAACACAGAAATTCAGACAGATGaatttgtaattaaaatatttcagtgctgTAAATTCAGAGGTATTTAATGTTCAACATTAGATATTCACTTgtttataaaattaaagtctGTATGGCTATTTTCTGCCATATTCACCTTTCTTATGTGATGCAGTTGGTACTTCAACTGTGATTTCAGACTCTCCTGACGTTGTTTCATTGTTCCTCTCTGAGTGTTCAGCTTCACTGGGTTCATCCACTGGATCACACTACAGAACAGATGATTTGTTTTACAATAAATTCCTCAGGTTAGACCCACTGACAACATGAATCCAAGAAAACAGCATTTAGATAAATagagataatataacaagttgAGGATCAACAACGTGCAATGTTGTCACATTTAAGAGagtgataaaacaaaaataaagtctGTTAAGGGAGTCATTGAATCAAAACCTTTTCAGTTTAAGatgaagataaaataaagtatcTCATATCTTTCTGAAAACGTAGATGTACAAATGTACTACCAAAAAAACTTCCTGTGAATAAAGGTTTTGGATAGAAAGAACTTGGAACTGTCCTAAATGCAGCTGTATGATGATGACAATAATGCCTTTACCTTGACTTCAGTCTCACTCTTCTCTAACTCCTCCACTGCAGTGCAGGCTAATgtaggaaaaacagaaaactcatGATGAGTTTCAAAATCATAATGTTTGGTTAGTTAGCTACCTGAGgtttattaaactttattttcaaaactttaaattaCCTTTGTCGTTTGCCACAGGTGGATTTTCAAATTCGACTTCAGGCTCCCCTCCGGCTGCTGTGTTGTCATGGTCCTCTGTCTCCATCTTATCTGTTCCTCATTCTTTACAGAGTAACAGGACAaagtcacaaacacaaatactgaaataaaatatttctgtaGGTGTGAATTGCCTTTCAAGCTGACTGGACAGAGTATTAGATAAAGACAAGGACTATACCTAACATATAACTCATCTTGGTGAACATGCTGAATATTTCACTGAAGgtgaaaaaagtccaaattttGCGATGTGGAAAAGAAACATCGTTTTCCATTTTTCCTGTCTCCTTTTTCAATGAGTGGACCAAGAGCTGAGTTATTATTTTAGGCATATCAGTAAGACATGAACATTAATTACAAGGTATATTAGCCACAGCTTGTCCAACATgattttttgtaataaaatttCTGTCAGCCAGGGATGTTTCTAGGATTTGATGACATTCAGAACTTAGCCTGGACCTCTGTAGGTGGGTCCATTCttccccagattttttttttttgataaacaaGCTctattttgattcttttttatGCACTCTGGGACCTTGTTTACATTCAAAGTACATGTCTTAATCACTGAAAAATTGAAATTTGTACCTCAAAATCTATTGTTTACCTTTCAGATTAATTATGCTAGTACTAATTAGTATTGGTAGTACTGGTATAGAAGCAGAATACTTCACAACTGCTATCATTAAACATATA
The genomic region above belongs to Thunnus albacares chromosome 17, fThuAlb1.1, whole genome shotgun sequence and contains:
- the LOC122966214 gene encoding interferon-induced very large GTPase 1-like isoform X1, which translates into the protein METEDHDNTAAGGEPEVEFENPPVANDKACTAVEELEKSETEAERDPVNEPSEAEHSERNDETTSGESEITVEVPTASDKKAGEADDVKEVHDENISDISEQTAGESDRLECTSQSVAREIKELTTDRTLVLVGDTNSIEIGSNNLLLDHDVQTNEEQFSHKLYDLFGRRIYVINMLGLQNIDKFPLKRGIHAFLLLLQNGLHISQYSSGVQWLEKTFGKGSLPYLLTVVTHKTDEKCESALTELEANSGEKRYLTCNNSMMDVNDIIALFKNIDDLVSENDPHCYSGLMCDDKDQLDPKSQEEERINSSVSQQNQTVDESEKNASAIKLKCHPVTQPGDAEHSEKNDGSTTSDGKPQDKSVKTSAPNEKACTAVEELEKSETEAKCDPVNDPSEAEHSERNNETTSGESEITVEVPTASDKKVDESEKNASAIKLKCHPVTEPGDAEHSEKNDGSTTSDGKPQDKSVKTSAPNEKACTAVEELEESETEAERDPVNEPNEAEHSERNNETTSGESEITVEVPTASDKKVDESDKNASAIKLKCHPVTEPGDAEHSEKSDGSTTSHGEPQDKSVKTSAPNEKACTAVEELEESETEAERDPVNEPNEAEHSERNNETTSGESEITVEVPTASDKKVDESDKNASAIKLKCHPVTEPGDAEHSEKSDGSTTSHGEPQDKSVKTSAPNEKACTAVEELEKSETEVKCDPVDEPSEAEHSERNNETTSGESEITVEVPTASHKKAGEADEVKEVHDENSSDISEQTAGESDRLECTSQSVAREIKELTTDLTLVLVGDTNSIEIGSNNLLLDRDVQTNEAQFSHKLYDLFGRRIYVINMLGLQNIDKFPLKRGIHAFLLLLQNGLHISQYSSGVQWLEKTFGKGSLPYLLTVVTHKSDEKCESVLTELEANSAEKRYLTCNNSMMDVNEIIALLKNIDDLVSENDPHCYSGLMYDDKDHLDPKSQEEERINSSVSQQNQTVDESEKNASAIKLKCHPVTEPGDAEHSEKNDGSTTSDGEPQDKSVKTSAPSEKGTLHTDADGNKDKKSEKIFEEKRTEQYQREFKTLLRRLHLQQKLTPADFLRISQPVKQQHDTSEKDLAHTFLQRLMMLDYRARYIPVKQDSPEMSCTKPLNTVTEEEEEEEEEEDDDFANFSTSVDSLKPKQSHVHPMDVQMAVFHCSDSFLKQNMITKLSQCQYAVPLLVPDPVKMDIKCPLWTFRQIRKSWKITQTKDDSNIITMKSMPICKAKTPMVSFFRLGSLSRSKSELINTLINDRHSTFFHRNCKGSTKSRHLMDGVAEIAWYCPAGKHDDAFTDCIAFCNLHGDALLIEEQCKTLMEKSSVNVVLVQTLNKSHKSWTVVSALLKATKPLICLIVDDDCGAVETKEGKYKMGLKDRSQSDVGEELKEIIGKILSGPHTSFQLETMAKVSGIRVDEDDSVYQKGKSAAMTIVNLLQKMDVSKIKDKYLPCRGQLWHDWCKTNKEQYRLKGHIEKEKCEKQQELEIIRQKQRDASSSELIKLFIESLSSLPLEDKEYFLKWLQILLDSLSTDDLSSILQEYDEKWSEVLDLKKRGKSDQLIRKQTELEKISAKLQSATFGLEHIFREIGQIYEAHKSLKKQTKQKEIDWSKYPELAAELMIAGHPMELMDGDAGYVPLTWISSLLDEVINKLGDKRIFVLSVLGLQSSGKSTMLNAMFGLQFAVSAGRCTKGAFMQLVKVSEKMKMKDFKFDYVLVVDTEGLRALELAGNASLHHDNELATFVVGLGNMTLINIFGENPADMQDVLQIVVQAIMRMKKVKLSPSCLFVHQNVTDIGAAEKNMDGKRRLQEKLDEMAKLAAKEEVYDAECFNDIIVFDVQKDVKYFAQLWEGSPPMAPPNPGYSESIQDLKNFILSKASQSAGTTLSKFKSNIKDLWAALLKENFVFSFKNTLEIAVYRKLEVQYGNWTWALRSNMLTIENQLYNRIENEKLEKVDHSYLLKKQSKTYEEVKKDMKKYFDDDRDKEILAQWRSRFEIKIKEFHDERVGGVKRKLDEVIQQKNACKKLDDKKAEFEKMLLQKSEELAQQLKDKAKDEEELKRQFDGVWSGLVAELTGDIKPIKDITLEDEKKFILDELSIEWSLIDDSKSSESYKKISTMGDYFKYVTLNNHEELCDKSQQSQDGKKANKKTKEQEGWRTWFLQKFWRSGSTQQEEPCKSSEKFSFEENQLITSLINNVAQQSIGIIQGKPVASRGYSQTYLQEVAKNVKDKVTEFENTRKYTLKKEFTVDLLLYVLEMVGSKLLESHNKFKTKNDAVTFVESKKIQYYSIFRSFCKGNSSAVVLGELICDKLKVSTVEAVCNKTALDLAGEMRCNSPAFSGNRLNLEKHVLKSLAEKEDFDSYMNYIRHPRKQAEIFIREEVKKYIFTEHKAKTLNILKKNVDDIEKLVIQALFTATERVKTERGDTDMWLKEFSSLLKENDKLTFNTICCQNFSDIENFDFLKEEIQKGLRPIIQDLRRLSLDKMQEFRLKPDQILIDQLCKCCWVKCPFCSAVCTNTVEDHSPDDHSVPFHRSTAVTGRYYRNTDELSIEFCTTKVASDLHFCLHADSDESIPYKKYRTGGPKYANWRIDYDESKLKYWKWFVCRFQEQLEDHYKSKFKGRGEIPSEWKTHSKEEAIKSLDEMCE